The Lodderomyces elongisporus chromosome 6, complete sequence region AAAAGTGCAAGTTTCTCCACCAATATATAGTTGCAATCTGATGCTACTTGCCttgatttcttttatcttgATCCGACGAACATTTACTGATTTATGAGTTCCATAAACACTCCCTTTTGTCACTCGAAAACAATTATAGCGCTTTACAAAGATTCTAAACCACATCTAGTTACACTCGCAAGCTAAAGCAATGTTGGGGTTAGGCTCTAACAGCACGGTTCCAAaatctaaaaaaaagagtaaaaagaataaagagaataaaaagaataaaaagaaaaaagaactatATTTATCATCATGCCAATTTGCTATGTATCAAAACTATAAACTTATAAATCTATTTCGCCACCAATACACTCGCAgacttcttcctcttcgcCAAAGCATATTTCGCTGATTTCATCACACCCGCAGTGAAAACACCCTTTACAGCTTGCACGAGCGAACTGTACGCAATGGTCTTTGCAATCAATTTCCGAAGATTATTGGCCAACTCGCGGTCCTTGACAATATCCTTGATCGACGATTCAGGATACCTGCTATACAATTGGGTTCTAAACTTCAATGGCAAACACGATATTAGCTTGATCTTGGAACTTGGATTGAGGTTGGTCTTGAACGTTCTGTTTGTCTCGTCATTGTCTGTAATTACCAAGTAATTTCGGTGGATGAAATACTGCAATATCGGATCGTATAGTTTCTTAAAGTGGTGAAACTGCTTGGAAACAATGTTCTTTACCTTGTGCGGGTTCTCTCCGCCAATGTACATTCTAAAATCACCCAAGTACGACAAGTTGGTGATCTGCTCGTACAATTGCCTCTCGGTGAACGAGTTGGACTCAATGAGGAAAATGGCAATAGTCATGGCATTCTTCAAATTGTACTGGTTAAGAAACTTCAACATGATATCGTCGTCCTTGACGAAATTGACCGGTTTTTGCAACCTTCCTGCAAAATATAACGAAGACCATTCACTCAAGTCCATCATTGCTGACTTCCGCTCAATGATACCGTACTTTGTGAGATGATTGTTGATAGATGCATACGGGTTAAAGTAGATGCCCTTGCCCTGGATATAGTTGATCCACATAAGCGACTTGGACGAGTAGTGGTTTGCATTTTGTAACAAGTTCTCCTTATGGAATGATGCTGAGTTTTTAACAACAAAGATAAAGTCCATTTGCTTTGGATCTGCATCTGACTTGGAGGTCCCCATTGCTGCTGTGGTTGAGGCTGAGGTTGAGGCGGTGTCAATGGCAGTGGAGGTGTCAGTGGCGGTGTCAATGGAGGTATCAGTGTCAGTGGCTGTACCTGCATCAACGGGGTATCCATCTTGCGGAAGCACTCCCGATCCATACCCAATCGCGGTTTCCATTGGTGCATGGAAACTTTTCACAATCCCTTCTAGTTTCTCCTGATCCTCATACTCTACAAGGTTCTGGTTGTCTGCACAAAAATCTATGGGGATTACCAACTTGTCGAACCCATCTGCACCCTCGGCAATGATTGGCTGATAGTACTTATCTGAATAAGGTGTCGTTCGAATATACGCTGCAGTGGCATTGTGTCTACTATGGATAAGTATGCTTCTGATGCAAGTTGTGTGGATGCGGTAGTGCAATAGTCGTATCATCCTGGTTACGTGTTTCATATCGGCTCCCCTCACCTTGGACCACAAACAATCTTTTGAGAATCTGTGTACAATATATATTACACACTCattgtatacatatatctatgtatattttttttttgtcttggGTAAACACGcgaaagccaaaaaaaaaaaaaaattaaaaaaaaaaaatatatgtGCTCACACTAACATAAAGTAACAGAGGAGAAATGAgaggataaaaaaaatataataaaaaatataaaataaaaaaagattaaaaaaaaattaaaaaaaagaattattcAGATTTCTgaaaaattcaaacaaaGCCCGAACAAAATGTCTGAGTCAGACTATCggtttacttttcttttttttttattttttttaattttttttttaatttttcgtAGTGAATTTTTGAGGACTCGAAATAAAAGGTGATTAATTTCAACAAACCAGACCAAAG contains the following coding sequences:
- the TAM41 gene encoding Mitochondrial translocator assembly and maintenance protein 41 (BUSCO:EOG09263B7X); this encodes MIRLLHYRIHTTCIRSILIHSRHNATAAYIRTTPYSDKYYQPIIAEGADGFDKLVIPIDFCADNQNLVEYEDQEKLEGIVKSFHAPMETAIGYGSGVLPQDGYPVDAGTATDTDTSIDTATDTSTAIDTASTSASTTAAMGTSKSDADPKQMDFIFVVKNSASFHKENLLQNANHYSSKSLMWINYIQGKGIYFNPYASINNHLTKYGIIERKSAMMDLSEWSSLYFAGRLQKPVNFVKDDDIMLKFLNQYNLKNAMTIAIFLIESNSFTERQLYEQITNLSYLGDFRMYIGGENPHKVKNIVSKQFHHFKKLYDPILQYFIHRNYLVITDNDETNRTFKTNLNPSSKIKLISCLPLKFRTQLYSRYPESSIKDIVKDRELANNLRKLIAKTIAYSSLVQAVKGVFTAGVMKSAKYALAKRKKSASVLVAK